The Solanum lycopersicum chromosome 9, SLM_r2.1 genome window below encodes:
- the LOC101249850 gene encoding MACPF domain-containing protein CAD1-like isoform X2, which produces MEEKTAIHTVINGVQALGRGFDVNYDTRLLYCKGMGGSRVVEINEENTSDLWLYDDVIVQNVSKDISNFQESVGRHGTNVCSYNEMVEYFNKKANLPGHAPLGSFNVAFSYTGSKNIDTASTKTLCMDGFFIPLSNLQLMTSPLVLRDDVKRAVPTSWDPLALASFIENFGTHVITSVTIGGKDVIYVKQHISSPLSTVEIKNYVQDIGNQRFSSTGSLTSSGLLKYKAGDPSIFNNQGIYPQPTSAPYIPGNGKEDVTVSCRRRGGDDLEQSHTQWAHTIRSSPDVIEMSFVPIILLLEGVKGRDYLARAISLYLEYKPQIEELRYFLEFQVPRVWAPVHDKLPNQHRKEPVCPSLQFSMMGQKLFVNLEQVSVGRKPVTGLQLYLEGSKVNRLCIYLQHLVSLPRILQPYWESHIAIGAPKWQGPEEQDSRWFEAVKWKNFSHVSSAPIESPETFIGDLSGVYIVTGAQLGVWDFGSRNVLYMRLLYSRLPGCTIRRSLWDHTPNDKLRKQADSNGNESSIPGQNFIGNKLAKFVDMTEMSKGPRDPPGHWVVTGGKLGVDKGKIVLRLKYSLLNY; this is translated from the exons ATGGAGGAAAAAACAGCAATTCATACAGTAATAAATGGAGTGCAGGCACTTGGAAGGGGTTTTGATGTAAATTATGATACAAGGTTGTTATATTGTAAGGGAATGGGTGGGTCTAGGGTTGTAGAAATTaatgaagaaaatacaagtgATCTTTGGttatatgatgatgttattgtGCAAAATGTTTCAAAAGATATTAGCAACTTTCAAGAATCTGTTGGACGCCATGGAACTAATGTTTGCTCTTATAATGAG ATGGTggaatattttaataaaaaggcTAATCTACCAGGCCATGCTCCTCTTGGTAGCTTCAATGTTGCATTCAGTTATACTGGTTCAAAGAATATAGATACCGCGAGTACAAAGACGCTTTGTATGGATGGATTTTTCATACCACTTTCTAATCTTCAACTCATGACTTCCCCTCTTGTTTTACGGGACGACGTTAAAAGAGCTGTGCCAACATCGTGGGATCCGCTAGCACTGGCAAG CTTCATTGAGAATTTTGGAACACATGTAATTACATCTGTAACTATCGGTGGAAAGGATGTAATTTACGTTAAACAGCATATATCATCACCTCTATCCAcagtagaaataaaaaattacgtTCAAGACATCGGAAATCAGAGATTCTCCAGCACAGGAAGCCTTACAAGTTCAGGTTTATTGAAATACAAG GCTGGTGATCCATCAATTTTCAATAATCAGGGGATATATCCGCAACCTACTAGTGCGCCATATATTCCCGGAAATGGAAAAGAG GATGTTACAGTCAGTTGCAGAAGAAGGGGAGGGGATGATCTGGAACAAAGCCATACTCAATGGGCGCATACTATTAGATCTTCTCCAGACGTTATTGAGATGTCGTTTGTTCCTATCATACTCCTCCTTGAAGGGGTTAAAGGGAGGGATTATTTGGCACGGGCTATAAGTCTTTATCTTGAAT ACAAACCTCAAATCGAGGAGCTTAGATATTTCTTAGAGTTTCAGGTCCCGAGAGTATGGGCTCCTGTACATGACAAACTTCCTAATCAGCATAGAAAGGAACCTGTTTGCCCATCGCTTCAGTTTAGCATGATGGGGCAAAAGCTTTTTGTTAACCTTGAACAA GTGTCAGTGGGACGTAAGCCCGTGACCGGCTTGCAACTATATCTTGAAGGGTCGAAGGTTAATCGACTATGCATCTATCTTCAGCATCTTGTTTCTCTTCCTAGGATCCTCCAACCATACTGGGAAAGTCATATAGCAATTGGGGCTCCAAAGTGGCAGGGTCCTGAAGAACAAGACAGTAGATGGTTCGAAGCAGTGAAATGGAAGAACTTCTCACATGTGAGTAGTGCACCAATTGAGAGCCCGGAAACTTTCATAGGAGATCTTTCAGGTGTATACATAGTCACAGGAGCTCAGCTTGGGGTCTGGGATTTTGGTTCGAGAAACGTCTTGTATATGAGGCTCTTGTATTCAAGGCTACCGGGCTGCACTATTAGAAGATCGTTGTGGGATCACACCCCGAATGACAAGTTAAGGAAACAGGCTGATAGCAATGGCAATGAAAGTTCAATTCCAGGACAGAATTTTATTGGCAATAAGTTGGCAAAATTTGTTGACATGACGGAGATGAGCAAGGGACCTCGAGATCCTCCGGGTCATTGGGTTGTCACAGGTGGAAAACTTGGTGTTGATAAAGGGAAAATTGTTTTGAGATTGAAGTATTCTTTGTTAAATTATTAG
- the LOC101249850 gene encoding MACPF domain-containing protein CAD1-like isoform X1 — protein sequence MEEKTAIHTVINGVQALGRGFDVNYDTRLLYCKGMGGSRVVEINEENTSDLWLYDDVIVQNVSKDISNFQESVGRHGTNVCSYNEMVEYFNKKANLPGHAPLGSFNVAFSYTGSKNIDTASTKTLCMDGFFIPLSNLQLMTSPLVLRDDVKRAVPTSWDPLALASFIENFGTHVITSVTIGGKDVIYVKQHISSPLSTVEIKNYVQDIGNQRFSSTGSLTSSGLLKYKQAGDPSIFNNQGIYPQPTSAPYIPGNGKEDVTVSCRRRGGDDLEQSHTQWAHTIRSSPDVIEMSFVPIILLLEGVKGRDYLARAISLYLEYKPQIEELRYFLEFQVPRVWAPVHDKLPNQHRKEPVCPSLQFSMMGQKLFVNLEQVSVGRKPVTGLQLYLEGSKVNRLCIYLQHLVSLPRILQPYWESHIAIGAPKWQGPEEQDSRWFEAVKWKNFSHVSSAPIESPETFIGDLSGVYIVTGAQLGVWDFGSRNVLYMRLLYSRLPGCTIRRSLWDHTPNDKLRKQADSNGNESSIPGQNFIGNKLAKFVDMTEMSKGPRDPPGHWVVTGGKLGVDKGKIVLRLKYSLLNY from the exons ATGGAGGAAAAAACAGCAATTCATACAGTAATAAATGGAGTGCAGGCACTTGGAAGGGGTTTTGATGTAAATTATGATACAAGGTTGTTATATTGTAAGGGAATGGGTGGGTCTAGGGTTGTAGAAATTaatgaagaaaatacaagtgATCTTTGGttatatgatgatgttattgtGCAAAATGTTTCAAAAGATATTAGCAACTTTCAAGAATCTGTTGGACGCCATGGAACTAATGTTTGCTCTTATAATGAG ATGGTggaatattttaataaaaaggcTAATCTACCAGGCCATGCTCCTCTTGGTAGCTTCAATGTTGCATTCAGTTATACTGGTTCAAAGAATATAGATACCGCGAGTACAAAGACGCTTTGTATGGATGGATTTTTCATACCACTTTCTAATCTTCAACTCATGACTTCCCCTCTTGTTTTACGGGACGACGTTAAAAGAGCTGTGCCAACATCGTGGGATCCGCTAGCACTGGCAAG CTTCATTGAGAATTTTGGAACACATGTAATTACATCTGTAACTATCGGTGGAAAGGATGTAATTTACGTTAAACAGCATATATCATCACCTCTATCCAcagtagaaataaaaaattacgtTCAAGACATCGGAAATCAGAGATTCTCCAGCACAGGAAGCCTTACAAGTTCAGGTTTATTGAAATACAAG CAGGCTGGTGATCCATCAATTTTCAATAATCAGGGGATATATCCGCAACCTACTAGTGCGCCATATATTCCCGGAAATGGAAAAGAG GATGTTACAGTCAGTTGCAGAAGAAGGGGAGGGGATGATCTGGAACAAAGCCATACTCAATGGGCGCATACTATTAGATCTTCTCCAGACGTTATTGAGATGTCGTTTGTTCCTATCATACTCCTCCTTGAAGGGGTTAAAGGGAGGGATTATTTGGCACGGGCTATAAGTCTTTATCTTGAAT ACAAACCTCAAATCGAGGAGCTTAGATATTTCTTAGAGTTTCAGGTCCCGAGAGTATGGGCTCCTGTACATGACAAACTTCCTAATCAGCATAGAAAGGAACCTGTTTGCCCATCGCTTCAGTTTAGCATGATGGGGCAAAAGCTTTTTGTTAACCTTGAACAA GTGTCAGTGGGACGTAAGCCCGTGACCGGCTTGCAACTATATCTTGAAGGGTCGAAGGTTAATCGACTATGCATCTATCTTCAGCATCTTGTTTCTCTTCCTAGGATCCTCCAACCATACTGGGAAAGTCATATAGCAATTGGGGCTCCAAAGTGGCAGGGTCCTGAAGAACAAGACAGTAGATGGTTCGAAGCAGTGAAATGGAAGAACTTCTCACATGTGAGTAGTGCACCAATTGAGAGCCCGGAAACTTTCATAGGAGATCTTTCAGGTGTATACATAGTCACAGGAGCTCAGCTTGGGGTCTGGGATTTTGGTTCGAGAAACGTCTTGTATATGAGGCTCTTGTATTCAAGGCTACCGGGCTGCACTATTAGAAGATCGTTGTGGGATCACACCCCGAATGACAAGTTAAGGAAACAGGCTGATAGCAATGGCAATGAAAGTTCAATTCCAGGACAGAATTTTATTGGCAATAAGTTGGCAAAATTTGTTGACATGACGGAGATGAGCAAGGGACCTCGAGATCCTCCGGGTCATTGGGTTGTCACAGGTGGAAAACTTGGTGTTGATAAAGGGAAAATTGTTTTGAGATTGAAGTATTCTTTGTTAAATTATTAG